The proteins below come from a single Streptomyces spongiicola genomic window:
- a CDS encoding WhiB family transcriptional regulator — MDWRHNAVCREEDPELFFPIGNTGPALLQIEEAKAVCRRCPVMEQCLQWALESGQDSGVWGGLSEDERRAMKRRAARNRARNASA, encoded by the coding sequence ATGGACTGGCGTCACAACGCCGTTTGCCGCGAGGAAGACCCCGAGCTGTTCTTCCCCATCGGCAACACCGGTCCTGCGCTGCTGCAGATCGAGGAAGCCAAGGCCGTCTGCCGTCGCTGCCCCGTCATGGAGCAGTGCCTGCAGTGGGCGCTCGAGTCCGGCCAGGACTCCGGCGTCTGGGGTGGCCTCAGCGAGGACGAGCGCCGCGCCATGAAGCGCCGCGCCGCCCGCAACCGGGCACGCAACGCCAGCGCCTGA
- a CDS encoding diacylglycerol/lipid kinase family protein: MRALLVVNPAATTTSARTRDVLIHALASEMKLEAVTTEYRGHARDLGRRAADSDDIDMVVALGGDGTVNEVVNGLLHAGPDPDALPRLAVVPGGSTNVFARALGLPNDAVEATGAILDALETGSGRTVGLGIAAGTPGTPDEGVPPRWFTFCAGFGFDAGVVGRVEQQRERGRISTHSLYIRQAARQFLADPHRRSGAITLERPGADPVRELVLSIVCNASPWTYLGNRPVYATPAASFDSALDVLGLSRLSTPALARYATQLLTSTPDRGPRGRHVASFHDLTDFTLHSKVSLPFQMDGDHLGLRSSVTFTGVRRALRVIV, from the coding sequence ATGCGCGCACTCCTCGTGGTCAACCCGGCGGCAACCACCACCAGTGCCCGCACCCGCGACGTCCTGATCCACGCACTCGCGAGCGAGATGAAGCTGGAGGCCGTCACCACCGAGTACCGGGGCCACGCGCGCGACCTCGGCCGACGGGCCGCCGACTCCGACGACATCGACATGGTCGTGGCGCTGGGCGGCGACGGCACGGTCAACGAGGTCGTGAACGGGCTGCTGCACGCTGGCCCGGACCCCGACGCCCTGCCGCGGCTCGCGGTCGTCCCCGGCGGCTCCACGAACGTCTTCGCCCGCGCCCTGGGGCTGCCGAACGACGCCGTGGAGGCCACCGGCGCCATCCTGGACGCTTTGGAGACGGGGAGCGGCCGCACGGTGGGGCTCGGCATAGCGGCCGGTACACCGGGCACACCGGACGAGGGCGTTCCGCCCCGCTGGTTCACCTTCTGCGCCGGCTTCGGCTTCGACGCCGGAGTCGTCGGCAGGGTCGAGCAGCAGCGGGAGCGCGGCCGGATCTCGACGCACTCCCTCTACATACGCCAGGCGGCGCGGCAGTTCCTCGCGGACCCGCACCGCCGCAGCGGTGCGATCACCCTGGAACGCCCCGGGGCGGACCCCGTGCGCGAGCTGGTGCTGTCCATCGTCTGCAACGCCTCCCCCTGGACCTACCTGGGCAACCGCCCGGTGTACGCGACCCCGGCGGCGTCCTTCGACAGCGCCCTGGACGTGCTCGGGCTGAGCCGGCTGTCGACCCCCGCGCTGGCCCGCTACGCGACCCAGCTGCTCACCTCGACCCCGGACCGCGGGCCGCGCGGCAGGCATGTGGCCTCTTTTCACGACCTCACGGACTTCACCTTGCATTCGAAGGTCTCACTCCCCTTCCAGATGGATGGTGACCACCTCGGACTGCGCAGCAGCGTGACGTTCACAGGCGTACGCCGTGCACTGCGTGTGATTGTGTGA